The Phyllopteryx taeniolatus isolate TA_2022b chromosome 14, UOR_Ptae_1.2, whole genome shotgun sequence genome has a window encoding:
- the LOC133488590 gene encoding cAMP-dependent protein kinase inhibitor alpha-like — protein MSDVEVTYADFIASGRTGRRNALHDILQSPTDPEGRELPLTLSLSQLHINAGGGDANDADDTQSSFSSAQREAAQKNS, from the exons ATGTCTGATGTTGAGGTCACGTACGCCGACTTCATCGCCTCTGGCAGGACAGGACGTAGGAATGCCCTCCACGACATCCTGCAGAGTCCTACGGACCCTGAAGGCCGAGAGCTGCCCCTTACCCTGTCCCTCTCCCAACTTCACATCAATGCAGGAGGCGGAG ATGCAAACGACGCTGATGACACCCAAAGCTCATTCTCCTCGGCTCAAAGAGAGGCGGCGCAAAAGAACAGCTAA